The genomic stretch CCCACCCCTATACCCCGCTATGGCTCACTGGCCCTGTGTTTTCTCTCTCCCCTGCAGGTGTCCATGAAGGAGGTGGGCGATGGCTTGCAGGATCAGATGAACTGCATGATGGGGGCACTGCAAGAACTGAAGCTCCTACAGGTGCAGACAGCATTGGAACAGCTGGAGATCTCTGGAGGGGGTCCTGCCCCAGGCTGCCCTGAAAGCCCCCGGACACAGCCCAAGCCGCCCCCTCGATGGGTAGATGGCAGGGACCCCTCCAGGCCAACAGCCCCACCCACCAACCAGCCTCCCGTTGGCAGCAGCACCAAGTTTCCATACCATAGGAATGTCTGGGGGACGGATCTGGCCCCCCTGCCCAGGACACAGCTGCCAGAGCTCCAAAGCTGTGCCCAACAGGTGCCAGAACAGGTGAAACCGGATGACTGGACCTCCACGTTGATGTCCCGGGGCCGGAATCGACAGCCTCTGGTGTTAGGGGATAACATCTTTGCGGATCTGGTGGGCAACTGGCTGGACCTGCCAGAACTGGAGAAGGGTGGGGAGAAGGGTGAGACTGGAGAGACAAGCGAATCTaaaggagagaagggccagcccCGGGAGCTGGGCCGCAAGTTTGCCCTGACAGCAAACATCTTTAGGAAGTTCTTGCGTAGTGTGCGGCCTGACCGTGACCGGCTGCtgaaggagaaaccaggctgggTGACACCCATGGCCTCTGAGCCCCGAGCTGGACGCTCCCAGAAGGTCAAGAAGCAGAGCCATTCCAAGGGTCCTGGACATGTCCCCTTTCCAGGCCCTGGGGAGCCTACAGGAGGGGAAAATTCCTCCACAAGTTGCCCCAAGGCCCTGGAACCCTCACCCTCTGGCTTTGATATTAACACAGCTGTTTGGGTCTGAatcctagagacagaaagttcACTGCACCCAAGACAGCCAGGTCCCAAGGCTGGTCCCCggggaggaaagagggagggaggacagatGACTTTCAAAAGGCCAACTCCAAGTTCCTTTCCCCCCAGAAGGGTGAGAGGCTGGCAGAAACAGCTCCTAGTCTCCAAGCAAGAGTTCTTGTGTAGGGCTGGCAGGCTGGGGTTGGGAGAGGCTTATCGCAGGAGCTGGGTGGTGGTGAGGTGCAAattggtggagagagagagagtgtgtatgtgtgtgttgtgtggtGGTGTGTTCTCCCTTGGGGGCTACCGGTGACAGCAGAAGAGGGGCAGGAGGTTGAGATCAGGGAATCCCTCCGCTATTCCTTCAGTGCCCTCAAAGACgtcagttgaacattctgtatggAAAAGGGCACTGGGGCCTCAGGTTCCCCACAGAGGCCCTCAATAAAGACCTCACCTTCTGATGCCCCAACCTTAAAACTATTTGCTTCCCTGGCAAGGCAGTGCTCCAGCATAGGTACTGAaccccagccctcctgggagTCAGACGTGAGTGAGGCAAATCCCCACCCCACCTTGTGGATCCAGAGAAATGGGCTGAATAAGGAGTGTATGGATAAAGACTATTCAGTGAAGCCCCAAATGCTCCTTAGAGTCTTCCCAAAAGACTCCAAGGGAGTGGAATGATCATATTTGTATAGCACTTTACACTTGAAAACCCTTTCATATCCATGATCTTACTTGTAAGGGGACAAGTAAGGTAGATAgtacccccccaccccaatttcCAGATGGGCAAACCAGCCTAGTTATGCTATTTTTCCAAGATGGCACCGTGGGACAAAGCAGGCCAGGTTCAAGTGCAGATGCTGGGCCCTGGCGTCACGCCCACTCCTTCCCCAGCTGTACTTGGGACCTGCCTCTAACTCCCACCCAGGACACCCAGGACCTGTAAACTCGCCTGTGAGGCGAATACAAGCTCTAAAGAAATCCTCGCTCCTTTTCAAATTCCTAGCTAGGTGGGGCCGGCCCCCTCCGCACCCAGGTCAGCCAAAGCGGAGGGGACGGGGCGGGGACTGCAGCTCAGCTCCCAGCTTCAACGCCGACGTCTAAAGCTTCTCTATAGCCATTCCGAGCACGCGGCCGGAGCAAGAGGCGGTGCGATCAAGGGGCCCGCCTCGGCCCGCCCCCTGGAAGCCACCGCCCCGCCCCCTGGCCTGGAAAAGGCTATGTGGGTCTCAGTTTAGATCCTTCACGGCTACTCTGGTTCCTCTCCCCCTCCCGCCTGAGCACCCCTCAGCCTGATGGGGTGTGACAGCTGCAGTTAGAAGCAAGAAGCCATCCTAGCCTCAGAGCATTAATAGCAAAGTGGAGATGAAAAATAAGGCTCTTCCTGCATCCTTGGGTGAGCAGCTCCCCAGCTCGAGGTGGGCCTGAGGGACGCAGCCACCGTGGGTAGGATCACCCTCAAATTCCCACACACTCAATTGCTAAGTGCTCAGTTTTGAGTGGTGGAAGCTACACAGGGGAAAGAAAGATGCTAATTtggggcatgggggtggggtggcatcTGCTGTTTGCCAGGCTTTGTGCTCCTCTTTCAATCTTCAGAATGACCCTAGAAGGTTTTGTCCCTTAGGGGTCATGGAAGCCACCCAGGATCAGTCCCCTAGCAAATGGAGAGCCAGGATCTGAACCAAAAGGCTGCCTGGCTCCAAAACCCCTGTCCTCTCCTCTCTACTTCTCTCCCTGGAGTTTGCCAACTGAGCTGGCCCTTTCTGGAGAGCAAGCCTTTGTCTCTCTCCTCAGACCTCTGCCATTTCAGACCGAGCTGAGGTATCTTGGCTGTGGCTGCCTCTGGTGGGGACGGTGGGGTGTGTATGGAGAATGCCCTTTTGAGGATTCCATCCACTGATGGGCTGATTCCTGAGAGGCGGGAGCCATGGGCTGCTGGGTGGCAGAGACGTCATCCAACAGATTATTCAAGACAGCACCAGCTCCGAGTTTTGGAACGATCCCACAGGAAACCATGTCATCTCTTAGCTACTCATCTGCGACTCATCTGTTTTGTGGACTGGTCATAGCGATTCAGATCAACTGAACAAAATTTTATGAACATCTCCCAGTGCCAGGCATTGCTTAGGATCTAAGGACGGGGGATGGAGACCCAACTCCTGACCTCAAGAGGGTCCAGTGGGAAAGACAGGAGCAGACTTAGAACCCATCGGTTAGTCAGAAGGGAGTCAATGGgttgaaaattcattttaacatgCACCAGACCAAAACAATTAGGAAGTGACATTTGCTGCCAAGGAATTCCCAGGTGCCAGGCATCTTcacctttgtttttccttctcattaCACCTGGAAGTGGTTACTGTTACTCTTACTTTACAGAGTAAAATCGGGTGGTTCAGAGACGCTAAGCAACTTCTGCAAGGTCAcatagtggcagagctgggaatgAAACAGCAACACACTGACTTCCAATCTTTTGCTTTTCCCGCCACCCCAGAAGTTGTATGTATGTTCTCCAAAGTCATATCAAAAGGAGTCACAAAATCTGGACTAAATGGAACACTGACTGTCCAGTGGGGGAATTTAGCCCAGGTCTTGACAGGGCTGATGTACCACCCCACCCACTATGTCATGCTTTGTTAATGAGAAGTTATGGCCAGTTCATTTATTccaacccaccccccacccccaccccatcctccaaGATCTTCCCTCCCCTCTGGGCTCCTGCTGCGACAGGGATGGGGGCTATATTTATTTACTGAAGCTAAGACAAGAGGTGAAAGGGACTGCCTAAGGCCTAAGCAATGCAGGAAAATGTaggagggggtgggcagggggagcAGCGTGTGtgttgggggctggggggaggtaGTAGAAGTAAGCAGAGAGAAATTGACAGCTTAATTCTGCCACTGGGGCTCATTTTATGGTTAATTAGGACATGCAAATAAGCTGGAAGCTCATGTAATACTCTCCCTGGCATGCGCTGGCCCCACACCTGGCCCACCTCCCTGGCAGGTATAGGAGCCCCCTGACCAGCCTGGGCATCTGCTCAGAGCCCTGCCTGCCCCTTCGTAGCCCTGTGGTCAGAGGGTGTAAGTGGATGCCCCACAATCATGAGCAGAAGCTGGAGGAAGAGTCTCTGCTGGGCACAGCTGATGGGACCCGCCtggtctccttccttccctttttattTGCAACCATTCAGACCTGggacctccctctcctggattACCCTGCACCCCACCCAAACTTGAGCAGAGAGCTTGAACTCTGTCCCCACCACATGTCCACCTTCTCGGGGAGCTCCTCCATCTTTCCCAAGTCACACCAACATTTCTTACAAATCCTGGATAAAAGCAAAAGCCCAGCCTGTGTCTCTGGGCAGCAGGGGCCTGCctccagcttctccagagcagtgGTCACTCCATCCACCCCTGTCCCACTGTCCCCCGCCAGGGCATCAAGGCACTTCTGCCCGCACCACGATGTAAGTACTGGTCTTGGAGTCAGACGAGTTTTAAGACCTATTTCTGTCACTGTATGCTTGAGCATGttgcttgacctctctgagcctctttttttctcatctgtgaaacggGGATAACATAGGGCTGCTGTGAAGTGTACAGGACATAATGCACCTAAGGGGCAAGCACACTGCCTGGAACCAGCAGCCTGTCAGCCCACACTGGACTCCCCACCCCCTTAATTCAGGTAGTGACATGTGACCCAGACCCAAAACACAAAGTGCTCTGTTGCTCTGAGCCTTGgtctcctcttttttaaaaaaatgtattctggCCCTCATCCCTTACTGGATTGTAGAAAGGATCAGAGAAGACAATAGGTACATGCATGTTTCGTCCAATGTAAAATATTACCCAGTTGGGCTGTTATTATTTGCCAAATGACAAATAATTTACACTTTccatgtgtgtgtttgggggaggGGTATGGAGAAGGGCAACAGCAGGGGCTGGGTAGGGGCTGAGCTGAGGAAGTGGTCCCTGCGGCCCCTGCTGCCTGAGGATCTGCTCCAGGGCCCTCCACCCGGTCCTGTAACCTCGCTCTCCCTCCCTGTCGACTCCCAAGGCCCTCAACTTTCTGGCAAGGAATGAAGAGTTGAACAAGCCAAGTCCTGATGGTTTTGAGTCAGGCCCCTTTACTCtttttcccctctccccctccctcagcCTTAGGACTGCGCTAAAATCCATTCCCCCTGAAGGGGTGGGATGAGTCTGTGAAGCCCACCCCTCAAAAGGGGTCTTGGGGCTCAAGCTGGTGCTCCCAGAGGAAAGGCAGTGGAGCAGGAGGGTCTACAGATCCctgggggagagggcaggggcTGCTGGCTAGAACCTTGGGCCGCAGGGTCATCCCCTCAGTGCTGTTACAGACCGACCCCTGCTTCCTGTTCGCCTCCTCTATCCAACCATTAAAACAAATAGGATGATGAAACCTGTCTCACAGACTCTCTGAATTTGACAGAGGACTTATTTCCTGCCCCTCTCCCTGTACCCTTCTGTCAAACCTGACATATTCCTCTCCAACCACCTCAAGCCCCTTCTTACAGCTCCAAATTCTggaatacacatgcacacacgcagaCATCACAATTGAGTCAGCTCTGCCTTATGTCCCGAAACAATGACCTCATTCTCGTCTCCCACTGGAGTGTTCCTCTTCCTTCCCCGCTAAGCTTCCTCACCCATCCTCTGGGGCGCCCCTGAAAGCATCCCTGTGTTTCTGATCAGAGAGAAGCTgctgggagcagggagggagtGGCCTGTCCCAGGACCCCTTCCCTGAACACAGCGTGGGGCAATAATATTGGACAAGGAGGCGGTAGACatccctttcccttttccctgcATCCGGGTCAGCCCCTGGGTTGGGGACAGGGCAGACGTGCAGACTCCAGGCCAGGTTCCAGGCCCTAGCTGCCCGCAATTCCTGGCTTCCACAGCACAGAATCCATTCGCCCTCTTCATGCCCCTCTGGGCATGTCTCTTTTCATCACCCTCAAAATGACTGCCCCTTTCCAGGAACCTATAGGAATCTCTGCCAAAAATTACCTCCACACCTCTGTCATCTCTGGTTCCTaactccccctctccccaccatgTCCTACTTCTGGGTTGCTGGTGCCCTGCCCCTCTTTCTGCTCTCTCTACTCTAACAGAGACGCCTCTACTCTCCTCCAGCCGGCGGGGGCCGGGGGGAGGGCACACGAGTGAGGTTTGTCCTGGGATCAGTTCAGGCACAGCAGATGCTGCCCACCACCCCGTCTGAGGCTGCTTTGCAGGTGTTGGTTTGCGGAGGAAGCTGTACTCATCAAAGTGAAGAATCAGATTGGTTTTTCGTTTGTTTCTTTTGCTCTGCACATGTTACTTCCCCTGGCTGCTTTCCCTTTCCTCCTGTTCTCCTTCAGCCGCCTTcctcacctcctcctcctgcttGGAGGCTACAGCCGACAGCTGCAAGGAAACAATGCCTTGGGGTCTGGAAGGATGGAGGGGCATGGGGCACAGGGTCTGTGATCTCCCCTGACTTCAACCTCACTCGATTCTTGTCTCTCCTGGTTGCCGGGAGGCCCAGCTCTGCCCAAACAGAACCTAACTGACTTGCTC from Choloepus didactylus isolate mChoDid1 chromosome 2, mChoDid1.pri, whole genome shotgun sequence encodes the following:
- the INKA2 gene encoding PAK4-inhibitor INKA2, with translation MDCYLRRLKQELVSMKEVGDGLQDQMNCMMGALQELKLLQVQTALEQLEISGGGPAPGCPESPRTQPKPPPRWVDGRDPSRPTAPPTNQPPVGSSTKFPYHRNVWGTDLAPLPRTQLPELQSCAQQVPEQVKPDDWTSTLMSRGRNRQPLVLGDNIFADLVGNWLDLPELEKGGEKGETGETSESKGEKGQPRELGRKFALTANIFRKFLRSVRPDRDRLLKEKPGWVTPMASEPRAGRSQKVKKQSHSKGPGHVPFPGPGEPTGGENSSTSCPKALEPSPSGFDINTAVWV